A single window of Aythya fuligula isolate bAytFul2 chromosome Z, bAytFul2.pri, whole genome shotgun sequence DNA harbors:
- the NFIL3 gene encoding nuclear factor interleukin-3-regulated protein, which produces MQLRKMQTLKKEHGPVDTSSNVDKIMVLKSTLAEVSEELSTNEDILLTEASSGKSKSSACRRKREFIPDEKKDAMYWEKRRKNNEAAKRSREKRRLNDLVLENKLIALGEENATLKAELLSLKLKFGLISSAAYAQEIQKLSSSTTVYFQDYQSSKSNINSFVDEHEPSIVGSSCISVIKHSPQSSMSDVSEMSSVEHTQPSRIQSSCRSPENKFQIIKQEPMELEREPRDDRGSYKASIYPNYMGTTFNVYSHSPPLLQVNRSSSNSPRTSETDDGVVGKSSDGEDEQQVPKGPIHSPVEHKNVHATVKVPEVNSSALPHKLRIKAKAMQVKVEAMDNDYDATQKLSSPIDMSSKRHFELEKHGAQNLVHSSHTPFSVQVTNIQDWSLKPELWHQKELNVKIQSGCKTGVVEIKDNIYNVSESENLYLKQGIANLSAEVASLKRLITTQQISASDSG; this is translated from the coding sequence ATGCAGCTGAGAAAAATGCAGACCCTTAAAAAGGAACACGGACCTGTTGACACAAGTAGCAATGTGGACAAAATCATGGTACTTAAGTCTACTTTAGCAGAAGTGTCTGAAGAGTTGTCCACAAATGAAGATATACTACTTACTGAAGCAAGTAGTGGAAAAAGCAAATCTTCAGCTTGCCGGAGAAAGCGTGAATTCATTCCAGATGAAAAGAAGGATGCTATGTATTGGGAGAAAAGGcggaaaaataatgaagctgCCAAAAGATCTCGTGAAAAACGACGACTGAATGACCTTGTCTTAGAGAACAAACTAATTGCACTGGGAGAGGAGAATGCCACTTTGAAGGCGGAGCTGCTTTCATTGAAGCTAAAGTTTGGTTTAATTAGTTCTGCAGCCTATGCCCAAGAGATACAGAAACTCAGCAGCTCGACAACTGTGTATTTCCAAGACTATCAAAGTTCCAAATCAAACATTAACTCATTTGTAGATGAACATGAACCATCTATAGTTGGTAGCAGTTGTATTTCTGTCATTAAGCATTCTCCTCAAAGCTCTATGTCCGATGTGTCTGAAATGTCATCAGTAGAGCATACTCAGCCAAGTCGTAtacagagcagctgcagaagtcCTGAAAATAAGTTCCAGATTATAAAACAGGAGCCCATGGAATTAGAGAGAGAGCCAAGAGATGACAGAGGCTCCTATAAAGCATCCATATATCCAAACTACATGGGAACTACCTTTAACGTGTACTCACATTCTCCTCCTCTCTTGCAAGTTAATAGGTCCTCCAGTAATTCCCCCAGAACTTCAGAAACTGATGATGGTGTTGTTGGAAAGTCATCTGATGGAGAAGATGAGCAGCAGGTTCCGAAGGGTCCAATCCATTCCCCAGTTGAACATAAAAATGTTCATGCAACAGTTAAAGTTCCTGAAGTGAATTCTTCAGCTTTGCCTCACAAGCTTCGAATTAAAGCCAAAGCCATGCAAGTTAAAGTGGAAGCAATGGATAATGACTATGATGCCACACAGAAATTATCATCACCTATTGATATGTCctcaaaaagacattttgagcTTGAAAAACATGGCGCACAGAACTTGGTGCATTCTTCTCACACTCCTTTCTCGGTTCAGGTGACTAACATCCAAGACTGGTCACTCAAACCAGAACTCTGGCATCAAAAGGAACTCAATGTAAAAATTCAGAGTGGTTGCAAAACTGGAGTTGttgaaataaaagacaatatCTACAATGTCTCTGAGTCCGAAAACCTGTATTTGAAGCAGGGGATAGCAAACTTATCTGCAGAGGTTGCTTCACTTAAAAGACTTATAACTACACAACAAATCTCTGCGTCAGACTCTGGTTAA